From Chiloscyllium punctatum isolate Juve2018m chromosome 36, sChiPun1.3, whole genome shotgun sequence, the proteins below share one genomic window:
- the LOC140460935 gene encoding uncharacterized protein translates to MEKPEETQPVEKPWKCGDCRKGFCVPSVLAAHHCNHTGKRPFSSPERAKGFTCSCVLLAHQHIHTGERTSYCSMCGKGFTWVDNLQTHQQFHTGERLFNCHECGKAFSTSSDLLKHRRVHTGERPFSCPECGKAFSDSSNLLRHRRIHTGERPFSCPECGKAFNNSSNLLAHQQVHTGERPFSCPECGKAFSNSSNLLAHQRVHTGERPFSCPECGKAFSNSPNLLRHWRVHTGERPFSCPECGKAFSNSSNLLAHQQVHTGERPFSCPECGKAFSNSSNLLAHQRVHTGERPFSCPECRKAFSNSSDLLRHRRIHTGERPFACPECGKAFSNSSDLLSHRQVHTRERPFSCPECGKGFTRSSKLLAHQWVHTGEKPFACPNCGRRFTLSCNLQRHQRGHQCIDRSRS, encoded by the coding sequence atggagaaacccgaggaaaCACAACCTGTTgagaaaccatggaagtgtggcgactgcagGAAGGGCTTCTGTGTCCCATCTGTCCTGGCGGCTCATCACTGCAATCACACTGGGAAGAGGCCATTCTCCAGCCCCGAGCGGGCGAAGGGCTTTACTTGCTCCTGTGTCCTGCTAGCCCACCAGCATATACACACTGGTGAGAGGACGTCTTACTGCTCCATGTGCGGGAAAGGGTTCACTTGGGTGGACAACCTCCAGACCCACCAGCAattccacacaggggagaggctctTCAATTGCCACGAGTGCGGGAaagccttcagcacttcctccgacctgctgaagcaccggcgagtccacacgggggagaggccattcagctgccccgaatgcgggaaggccttcagcgactcctccaacctgctgaggcaccggcggatccacacaggggagaggcccttcagctgcccagagtgtgggaaggccttcaacaattcctccaacctgctggcccatcagcaggtccacactggggagaggcccttcagctgcccagagtgtgggaaggccttcagcaattcctccaacctgctggcccatCAGCGGGTCCATAcgggagagaggcccttcagctgcccagagtgcgggaaggcctttagcAATTCCCCCAACCTGTTGAGGcactggcgggtccacacgggggagaggcccttcagctgcccagagtgtgggaaggccttcagcaattcctccaacctgctggcccatcagcaggtccacactggggagaggcccttcagctgcccagaatgtgggaaggccttcagcaattcctccaacctTCTGGCCcatcagcgggtccacacgggggagaggcccttcagctgcccagagtgcaggaaggcctttagcaattcctctgacctgctgagacaccggcgcatccacactggggagaggccattcgcctgccctgagtgtggtaaggccttcagcaattcctctgacctgttgtcccaccggcaggtccacaccagggaaaggccattcagctgccccgagtgtgggaaggggttcaccCGCTCCTCCAAACTGCTGgcccaccaatgggtccacaccggggagaagccgtttgCCTGCCCCAACTGCGGGCGGAGGTTCACATTGTCCTGCAACTTGCAgaggcaccagcgggggcaccagtgcATCGACAGGTCACGAAgctga